The following coding sequences are from one Devosia yakushimensis window:
- the osmF gene encoding glycine betaine ABC transporter substrate-binding protein OsmF, with protein MRLKSTLLSAVAALAISVTAANAQVVVSSKIDTEGGVLGNIIKQVLEANDIPVTDRIQLGGTPIVREAIIAGEIDIYPEYTGNAAFFFDKADDPLWNNAESAYAEAAKLDYDANKIVWLTPSPANNTWAVALRADVADANKLVTFSEFGAWVAGGGEVKLAASAEFVNSPAALPKFQEVYGFTLKPDQLVTLSGGDTAATIAAAAQQTNGVNAAMVYGTDGGIAPSGLKVLEDDKGVQPVYQPAPIIREVVLQEHPEIEELLKPVFAGLTLEVLQELNGRVQVGGEAAAAVATDYLTKGGFLD; from the coding sequence ATGCGCCTCAAATCCACGCTTCTCAGCGCCGTCGCTGCGCTGGCCATTTCGGTGACCGCAGCCAATGCCCAGGTCGTCGTTTCCTCCAAGATCGACACCGAGGGCGGGGTGCTCGGCAACATCATCAAGCAGGTGCTTGAAGCCAACGACATTCCGGTCACCGACCGCATCCAGCTCGGCGGCACGCCCATCGTGCGCGAGGCGATCATTGCCGGGGAAATCGACATCTATCCCGAATATACCGGCAATGCGGCCTTCTTCTTCGACAAGGCCGATGACCCGCTCTGGAACAATGCCGAAAGCGCCTACGCCGAGGCAGCCAAGCTTGATTACGACGCCAACAAGATCGTCTGGCTGACGCCTTCGCCGGCCAACAATACCTGGGCCGTGGCCCTGCGGGCCGACGTGGCCGACGCCAATAAGCTGGTGACATTCAGCGAATTTGGCGCCTGGGTTGCGGGCGGTGGCGAGGTGAAACTGGCGGCATCGGCCGAGTTCGTGAACTCGCCGGCAGCTTTGCCGAAGTTCCAGGAAGTCTATGGCTTTACGCTGAAGCCCGATCAGTTGGTGACGCTGTCGGGTGGTGATACGGCCGCGACCATTGCTGCTGCCGCGCAACAGACCAATGGCGTCAATGCCGCCATGGTCTATGGCACCGATGGCGGCATTGCACCTTCGGGCCTGAAAGTGCTTGAGGACGACAAGGGCGTGCAGCCGGTTTACCAGCCCGCTCCGATCATCCGTGAGGTCGTGCTGCAGGAGCATCCCGAAATCGAAGAGCTGCTGAAGCCGGTCTTCGCTGGCCTGACGCTCGAAGTGCTGCAGGAACTCAATGGCCGCGTGCAGGTGGGCGGCGAGGCGGCAGCTGCCGTCGCGACCGACTACCTGACCAAGGGTGGCTTTCTGGATTGA
- a CDS encoding aromatic amino acid lyase, with product MNDLAMTMQAHPITLSGKPLSFADIARIGTRKARLVADPEALVRVAQAREVVEEAIAAGQPVYGSTTGVGAMKDVEWTPDQLDTFNMGLVRAHHFGTGDAFSSEIVRTAMAIRVNMALTGRVGCTTDLVEAYLALLSADVVPVVRRTGSIGCADIGLMGQIGAVLTGAGEAMFDGRRQPAETALTAAGLKPFRLAPRDSLASISTNAVGYAAAAAAIRDAAAAVRVMLATGLTTAGALGASRDPWKAVAHVGTEREAGIGAWLYFNAKGWDWPNATHIQDPLSLRMMSQVFATGYETLVAAGKILLAATGRTDDNPVVAGGQVLTSGGSLPLDVTVFLQTAQLGLAHIARNSFNRCVLLGNGQRRDLPVNLVQPGAIATGFGPIIKLAGELFARVLTMTNPISANSMVVAGGIEDEATFLPLVVERLERQVLALRRLAALEAMLAAQAMDISGDTPGNVPGIIYSLVRRHADTYWQDRPLSAEVEAIEDALASDELMNELISHSAIMELDEFFALGPIA from the coding sequence ATGAACGATCTGGCAATGACCATGCAGGCCCATCCCATCACCCTCAGCGGCAAGCCGCTGAGCTTTGCCGATATTGCCCGGATCGGGACGCGCAAGGCGCGGCTCGTGGCCGATCCCGAGGCGCTGGTGCGGGTGGCGCAGGCGCGCGAAGTGGTCGAGGAGGCCATTGCTGCGGGGCAGCCGGTTTATGGCTCGACCACCGGCGTTGGGGCCATGAAGGATGTCGAGTGGACGCCTGACCAGCTCGACACATTCAATATGGGGCTGGTGCGGGCGCATCACTTCGGCACGGGCGATGCCTTTTCCAGCGAGATTGTGCGCACGGCCATGGCCATTCGCGTCAATATGGCGCTGACCGGACGGGTGGGCTGCACCACCGATCTGGTGGAGGCCTATCTGGCTCTGCTCTCGGCCGATGTGGTGCCAGTGGTGCGGCGGACGGGATCGATCGGCTGCGCCGATATCGGGCTGATGGGGCAGATCGGGGCGGTTCTGACCGGGGCGGGCGAGGCCATGTTCGATGGTCGCCGCCAGCCGGCGGAAACCGCACTGACGGCAGCGGGGCTCAAGCCGTTTCGCCTCGCGCCAAGGGATAGCTTGGCCTCGATTTCGACCAATGCGGTGGGTTATGCGGCGGCTGCCGCGGCGATCCGCGATGCGGCGGCAGCGGTGCGGGTGATGCTGGCGACGGGGCTGACCACGGCGGGGGCGCTGGGCGCCTCGCGAGACCCTTGGAAGGCAGTGGCCCATGTCGGCACCGAACGCGAGGCGGGGATTGGCGCCTGGCTCTATTTCAACGCCAAGGGCTGGGACTGGCCCAATGCCACCCATATTCAGGACCCGCTCAGCCTGCGCATGATGAGCCAAGTATTTGCCACGGGCTACGAAACGCTGGTGGCGGCGGGCAAGATATTGTTGGCGGCGACCGGGCGCACGGATGACAATCCGGTGGTGGCGGGCGGGCAGGTGTTGACTTCGGGCGGCTCGCTGCCGCTCGATGTCACGGTGTTTTTGCAGACCGCGCAGCTGGGCCTGGCCCATATTGCGCGCAACTCGTTCAACCGCTGCGTGCTGCTGGGCAATGGCCAGCGGCGTGATCTGCCGGTGAACCTGGTGCAACCGGGCGCCATTGCCACCGGGTTCGGACCGATCATCAAGCTGGCGGGCGAGCTGTTTGCACGCGTGCTGACCATGACCAATCCGATCTCAGCCAATTCCATGGTGGTGGCCGGCGGAATTGAAGACGAAGCGACATTCCTGCCGCTCGTCGTCGAGCGGCTGGAGCGGCAGGTGCTGGCTTTGCGGCGGCTGGCGGCGCTTGAGGCCATGCTGGCGGCGCAGGCCATGGACATTTCGGGCGACACTCCCGGCAATGTTCCGGGCATCATCTACTCACTGGTGCGCCGGCATGCTGACACATATTGGCAGGATCGCCCGCTATCGGCCGAGGTCGAGGCCATCGAAGACGCTTTGGCCTCTGACGAGTTGATGAACGAACTAATTTCTCACTCGGCGATTATGGAGTTGGACGAGTTTTTCGCACTGGGGCCCATCGCCTAG
- a CDS encoding LysR family transcriptional regulator, translating to MDTASLIAMDLVLRTRSLRGAARLLNRPTSTIAAAIARVEAEISVRLVEKAGSGLVASLEAIRLEPQIADAAQLARQITPDRAIKFEALERFGQVVAQGSIRRAARALGMGQPQLTRQVTHLEALLGVSLLARSSAGSSVTEQGATLAATAEHLLATWRNISRAAEERFRKTAATARLGSIIPLGYESEIARILANLAARWLDEHPRAPLFVSSTTAEDLLAGLKKGLFDAAFLDIDHLPADLDGRIVSTTPLAVVSSQPAGTIADALLSSPLAVPSARSGLRHRINRVLDDHLSDTERNAMRLIEIDSIPVILNLVLHHGFVSVLPQASVARIRGDLTQVPLPARYDMAFQLCWPRGNATIAQAILSTIARAAPESLIANSAQRDTHR from the coding sequence ATGGATACGGCAAGCCTGATCGCCATGGACCTGGTTCTGCGCACGCGCAGCCTGCGCGGGGCCGCACGCCTGTTGAACCGCCCCACCTCCACCATTGCCGCAGCCATCGCCCGGGTCGAGGCCGAAATCTCGGTGCGACTGGTGGAAAAGGCCGGCTCGGGCCTCGTCGCCAGTCTCGAAGCCATTCGGCTGGAGCCCCAAATCGCCGATGCCGCGCAACTGGCCCGGCAGATCACCCCCGATCGCGCCATCAAATTCGAAGCGCTGGAGCGGTTCGGACAAGTCGTGGCACAGGGCAGCATCCGCCGCGCCGCCCGCGCTTTGGGCATGGGCCAGCCGCAATTGACGCGCCAGGTCACCCATCTCGAAGCCTTGCTCGGCGTATCGCTCCTGGCGCGCAGCAGCGCCGGCTCCTCCGTCACCGAGCAAGGCGCGACCCTGGCCGCCACCGCCGAGCATTTACTGGCCACCTGGCGCAACATCTCCCGCGCCGCCGAAGAACGCTTCCGCAAAACCGCCGCCACCGCCCGGTTGGGTTCGATCATCCCTCTCGGCTATGAAAGCGAGATCGCCCGCATCCTTGCCAATCTGGCCGCCCGCTGGCTCGATGAGCATCCCCGCGCGCCGCTCTTTGTCAGCTCCACCACGGCCGAGGACCTGTTGGCCGGCCTCAAGAAGGGCCTGTTCGATGCCGCCTTTCTCGATATCGACCACCTCCCGGCCGATCTCGACGGGCGCATTGTCAGCACTACGCCCCTGGCCGTGGTCAGCTCCCAGCCCGCCGGCACAATTGCCGACGCGCTCCTATCGAGCCCACTGGCCGTGCCCAGCGCCCGCAGCGGGTTGCGCCACCGCATCAATCGCGTGCTCGACGACCATCTGAGCGATACCGAGCGCAACGCCATGCGCCTGATCGAAATCGACTCGATCCCGGTCATTCTCAATCTGGTGCTCCATCACGGCTTCGTCTCCGTGCTGCCGCAGGCCTCCGTCGCCCGCATTCGCGGCGATCTGACGCAAGTGCCCCTGCCCGCCCGTTACGACATGGCCTTCCAGCTGTGCTGGCCGCGCGGCAATGCCACAATTGCCCAGGCGATCCTCTCCACCATCGCGCGAGCCGCGCCCGAAAGTCTCATTGCCAATAGCGCTCAACGCGATACTCATCGCTAG
- a CDS encoding DUF3422 domain-containing protein, with amino-acid sequence MQTQLTDHPYRTAIMDEVHARPVEIIEAECRIRRLVFVMPSEAGAMMRVFHRFEQFCRDAGVAVPGPSSRQHSFDTAERHVTWEFHTEFVTITWRSALKDKQNYPDDLGLSAMEDGLLIGATRIDVIAGKTVPEALLPAFSLPSLCVADVESGKAQVATDFVPDADKFTRFEFAAGGLSVLRRSIIIRRLLEVETYRTMALLGLPLAREVSPALRATEIELTELMESLSEATTSETVQTALIALDALSVRSGQLSERLGYRFAACHAYGDILRTRLAGLRESSTAFGSSLTHYIGNRVDPGLSTLAAMEKRLAVMSSKIERAISLLNVRIGVDMQQQNNAVLDNIAQTARSQFYLQRTVEGLSTIAISYYLLGILSYMLAGPLEEFHFNKVMTLSIAAPFVVLVVWLMARSVRKAHTVK; translated from the coding sequence GTGCAGACTCAATTGACCGACCACCCCTACCGCACTGCCATCATGGACGAGGTGCATGCCCGCCCCGTCGAGATCATCGAAGCGGAGTGCCGCATTCGGCGGCTGGTCTTCGTCATGCCCTCCGAAGCCGGCGCCATGATGCGCGTGTTTCATCGCTTCGAGCAATTCTGCCGCGATGCCGGCGTCGCCGTGCCCGGCCCCAGCAGCCGCCAGCACAGTTTCGATACCGCTGAGCGCCACGTCACCTGGGAATTTCATACCGAATTCGTCACCATCACCTGGCGCAGCGCCCTCAAGGACAAGCAGAATTATCCTGATGACCTCGGCCTTTCCGCCATGGAGGATGGTCTTTTGATCGGGGCCACCCGCATCGACGTCATCGCCGGCAAGACCGTGCCCGAAGCCCTGCTCCCCGCCTTCTCGCTGCCCAGCCTGTGCGTCGCGGATGTCGAAAGCGGCAAGGCCCAGGTGGCGACCGATTTCGTGCCCGATGCCGACAAGTTCACCCGCTTCGAGTTTGCCGCCGGGGGCTTGTCGGTCCTGCGCCGCTCGATCATCATCCGCCGCCTGCTCGAGGTCGAAACCTACCGCACCATGGCCCTGCTCGGCCTGCCGTTGGCCCGCGAAGTCTCCCCCGCTTTGCGCGCCACCGAGATCGAGCTGACCGAATTGATGGAAAGCCTGTCCGAAGCCACCACCTCGGAAACCGTCCAGACCGCGCTGATCGCGCTCGACGCCCTTTCGGTTCGTTCCGGCCAGCTTTCCGAACGGCTGGGCTATCGCTTTGCCGCTTGCCACGCCTATGGCGATATCCTGCGCACGCGCCTGGCCGGCCTGCGCGAAAGCTCGACCGCTTTTGGCTCCAGCCTCACCCATTATATTGGCAATCGCGTCGATCCGGGCCTCTCCACCCTTGCCGCTATGGAAAAGCGGCTGGCGGTGATGTCGAGCAAGATCGAGCGCGCCATCAGCCTGCTCAATGTCCGCATCGGCGTCGACATGCAGCAGCAGAACAATGCCGTGCTCGACAATATCGCCCAAACCGCCCGCAGCCAGTTCTACTTGCAACGGACGGTGGAGGGCCTCTCCACCATCGCCATCAGCTATTACCTGCTGGGCATCCTCAGCTACATGCTGGCCGGCCCCCTGGAGGAGTTCCACTTCAACAAAGTCATGACCCTCTCCATCGCCGCGCCCTTCGTGGTGCTGGTGGTCTGGCTCATGGCCCGCAGCGTGCGAAAGGCGCACACTGTTAAGTGA
- the rhaM gene encoding L-rhamnose mutarotase, which translates to MIADGGYEKHAFKMQLNPGMAAEYKKRHDEIFPELVELLHAAGVKDYSIHLDEETNILFGVLWRRVDHTMGDLPGTEVMKRWWAHMADVMATNEKNEPLSVDLVPMFWMK; encoded by the coding sequence ATGATTGCGGATGGCGGCTACGAAAAGCATGCGTTCAAGATGCAGCTCAATCCCGGCATGGCGGCGGAGTACAAGAAGCGCCATGACGAGATTTTTCCCGAACTGGTCGAACTGCTGCACGCGGCGGGGGTGAAGGACTATTCGATCCATCTGGACGAAGAGACCAATATCCTGTTCGGCGTGCTGTGGCGGCGGGTGGACCATACGATGGGTGATCTGCCGGGCACCGAGGTGATGAAGCGGTGGTGGGCTCATATGGCCGATGTGATGGCGACCAATGAGAAGAATGAGCCGCTGTCGGTGGATCTCGTGCCGATGTTTTGGATGAAGTAG
- a CDS encoding ABC transporter permease yields the protein MSDVKAGRQLPNRLDNPLKSTLLSWESLLVLVAVAIFIFNSYSSPYFLNEWSLSDLTFNFTEKALIALAMALLIISGEIDLSVAAIIALASTMMGLALQYGADTSVLVAVGVGVGLLCGAFNGFLVTGLKLPSIVVTIGTMSLFRGISYIILGDKSFGNYPASFGWFGQGYVWWVISFELVLFLVFAVIYFVLLHRTNFGRRVFAIGNNDVAAQFSGVRVDRIKFILFCLTGLMSGIAAVLLTARLGSTRPSIAQGFELEAITMVVLGGVSILGGAGSIVGVVLAALIMGLVTFGLGLLNVPGIVMSIFIGGLLITVIALPILFRMWRQRA from the coding sequence ATGTCTGACGTAAAAGCCGGGCGTCAACTGCCCAATCGGCTGGATAATCCGCTGAAGTCGACGCTGTTGAGCTGGGAGAGCCTGCTGGTTCTCGTGGCGGTGGCAATCTTCATCTTCAATTCTTACTCCTCGCCCTATTTCCTCAACGAGTGGAGCCTGAGCGACCTGACGTTCAACTTCACCGAGAAGGCGCTGATTGCGCTGGCCATGGCGCTGTTGATCATTTCGGGGGAGATCGATCTGTCGGTGGCGGCGATCATCGCGCTGGCCTCCACCATGATGGGGCTGGCGCTGCAATATGGTGCCGATACGTCGGTGCTGGTGGCGGTTGGCGTGGGCGTGGGGCTGCTCTGCGGGGCGTTTAACGGCTTTCTGGTGACGGGGCTGAAACTGCCCTCCATCGTGGTCACGATCGGCACGATGAGCCTGTTCCGCGGCATTTCCTACATCATCCTGGGCGACAAGAGCTTCGGCAATTATCCGGCCAGCTTTGGCTGGTTCGGGCAGGGCTATGTGTGGTGGGTGATCTCGTTTGAACTGGTGCTGTTCCTGGTGTTTGCGGTGATCTATTTCGTGCTGTTGCACCGCACCAATTTCGGTCGGCGGGTGTTCGCCATCGGCAATAATGATGTCGCGGCGCAATTCTCCGGCGTGCGGGTCGATCGTATCAAGTTCATCCTGTTTTGCCTGACGGGGCTGATGAGCGGTATTGCTGCTGTGCTGCTGACGGCGCGACTGGGCTCGACGCGGCCCTCGATTGCGCAGGGGTTCGAGCTTGAGGCGATTACCATGGTGGTGCTGGGCGGGGTGTCGATCCTGGGCGGGGCGGGCTCGATTGTCGGCGTCGTGTTGGCGGCGCTGATCATGGGGCTGGTGACCTTTGGGCTCGGGCTGCTCAATGTGCCGGGGATCGTCATGTCGATCTTTATCGGCGGGCTGCTGATCACGGTGATCGCGCTGCCCATCCTGTTCAGAATGTGGAGGCAGCGCGCATGA
- a CDS encoding ABC transporter permease has product MKSLAKHREIWLGLAIIAVIILVTLRFPRFSQPGNLLTIFNDTSILMMLALGQMAVILTRSIDLSMAANLALTGMIAAMLNAAYPAIPIPLIMALCVVIGGLLGAFNGVLVWKLNIPPIVVTLGTLTIFRGLVFVISGGAWVNAAQMSPDFIGLQRAVVLGLPVLSWIAIVVAILFFLLMTRTPLGRSLYAIGVNPTASVYTGINVGLTKFMAFVLAGAVSGLCGYLWISRYVIASVQVASGYELTIVAACVIGGISIAGGIGTVAGALLGALFLGVINNALPVINISPFWQMAISGTAILLAVILNARGERRKGRVILKTAEVAHV; this is encoded by the coding sequence ATGAAGTCGCTCGCCAAACATCGTGAAATCTGGCTGGGCCTGGCCATTATCGCCGTCATCATCCTGGTGACGCTGCGCTTCCCGCGCTTTTCCCAGCCGGGGAACCTGCTGACCATTTTCAACGACACATCGATCCTGATGATGCTGGCGCTCGGCCAGATGGCGGTGATCCTGACGCGGTCGATTGATCTGTCCATGGCGGCCAATCTGGCGCTGACCGGGATGATCGCGGCCATGCTGAACGCGGCCTATCCGGCCATTCCCATTCCGCTGATCATGGCGCTCTGCGTGGTGATCGGGGGCCTGCTGGGTGCGTTCAATGGCGTGCTGGTGTGGAAGCTCAATATTCCGCCCATCGTGGTGACGCTGGGCACGCTGACCATTTTCCGTGGGCTGGTGTTCGTGATTTCGGGCGGCGCCTGGGTCAATGCGGCACAGATGAGCCCGGACTTTATCGGGCTGCAGCGGGCCGTGGTGCTGGGGCTGCCGGTGTTGAGTTGGATCGCCATTGTGGTCGCTATCCTGTTTTTCCTGCTGATGACGCGCACGCCGCTGGGGCGCTCGCTCTATGCCATCGGGGTTAATCCGACGGCCTCGGTCTATACCGGCATCAATGTCGGGCTGACCAAATTCATGGCTTTCGTGCTGGCGGGGGCGGTGTCGGGCCTGTGCGGTTATCTCTGGATTTCGCGCTATGTGATCGCTTCGGTGCAGGTGGCGAGCGGGTATGAGCTGACCATTGTGGCGGCCTGCGTGATCGGGGGCATTTCGATTGCCGGCGGTATCGGCACGGTGGCCGGGGCGCTGCTCGGGGCCTTATTCCTGGGCGTGATCAACAATGCGCTGCCGGTGATCAATATTTCCCCGTTCTGGCAGATGGCCATTTCCGGCACAGCGATCCTGCTGGCGGTGATCCTCAATGCGCGGGGCGAACGGCGCAAGGGCCGCGTGATTTTGAAGACGGCGGAGGTCGCCCATGTCTGA
- a CDS encoding sugar ABC transporter ATP-binding protein, producing MTDPILTLAGITKTFPGVRALHNVSLELYPGQVTALIGENGAGKSTLVKIMTGIYQPDEGQITVSGKALSLPTAHSAFEAGVTAIHQETVLFDELTVAENIYLGHAPRNRFGMIDWKTMRAESRKTLDSMAAGIDPDIKLKELGIAKKHLVAVARALSIDAQVVIMDEPTAALSQKEIEELYVLIDLLKQDGKAILFISHKFDEIYRIADRFTVFRDGEQVGKGLIKDTKQSDIVKLMVGRSVDHIFPERKAEIGPVVLEAKGLSHPTEFADISFAVRKGEILGFYGLVGAGRSEVMQAVFGMTRPSHGALVLDGAVINPKSPADAVEAGIVYVPEERGKQGVITGEPIFMNVSLPSLQKTSKSGFLRMAEEFKLARTYTERLDLRASSLSQNVSTLSGGNQQKVVIAKWLATLPKVIILDEPTKGIDIGSKAAVHGFMAELVAQGLSVIMVSSELPEVMGMSDRIVVMREGRIVDTLDNKGLAPETLVRLAAGIAEEAAA from the coding sequence ATGACCGACCCCATCCTCACTCTCGCCGGTATCACCAAGACGTTTCCCGGCGTGCGGGCGCTGCATAATGTATCGCTGGAGCTGTATCCCGGCCAGGTGACCGCGCTGATCGGCGAAAACGGGGCGGGCAAGTCGACGCTGGTCAAGATCATGACCGGGATTTATCAGCCCGACGAAGGCCAGATCACGGTATCCGGCAAGGCGCTGAGCCTGCCCACCGCGCATTCGGCTTTCGAAGCGGGCGTCACGGCGATCCATCAGGAAACCGTGCTGTTTGACGAGCTGACGGTGGCTGAAAACATCTATCTCGGCCATGCCCCGCGCAACCGCTTCGGCATGATCGACTGGAAGACCATGCGCGCTGAATCGCGCAAGACCCTGGACTCCATGGCCGCCGGGATCGACCCCGATATCAAGCTCAAGGAATTGGGTATCGCCAAAAAACATCTGGTCGCGGTGGCGCGGGCGCTGTCCATTGATGCGCAGGTCGTGATCATGGATGAGCCGACTGCGGCGCTGAGCCAGAAGGAGATCGAAGAGCTTTACGTGCTGATCGATCTGCTCAAGCAGGATGGCAAGGCGATCCTGTTCATCTCGCACAAATTCGATGAAATCTACCGCATTGCCGACCGCTTCACCGTGTTCCGCGATGGCGAGCAGGTGGGCAAGGGGCTGATCAAGGACACCAAGCAGAGCGATATCGTCAAGCTGATGGTGGGCCGCTCGGTCGATCACATTTTCCCCGAGCGCAAGGCCGAGATTGGTCCTGTGGTACTTGAGGCCAAGGGGCTGAGCCACCCGACCGAATTTGCCGATATTTCCTTTGCCGTGCGCAAGGGCGAAATTCTGGGCTTTTACGGGCTGGTGGGCGCGGGGCGCAGCGAAGTGATGCAGGCGGTGTTCGGCATGACGCGGCCTTCGCATGGCGCGCTGGTGCTGGATGGGGCGGTGATCAATCCGAAATCGCCGGCCGATGCGGTGGAGGCGGGTATTGTCTATGTGCCCGAGGAACGCGGCAAGCAGGGTGTGATTACGGGCGAACCGATTTTCATGAATGTCTCGCTGCCCTCGCTGCAAAAGACCTCGAAATCGGGCTTTTTGCGCATGGCCGAGGAATTCAAGCTGGCGCGGACCTATACCGAGCGGCTCGACCTGCGGGCGTCCTCGCTGAGCCAGAACGTATCGACCCTGTCGGGCGGCAATCAGCAGAAAGTGGTGATCGCCAAATGGCTGGCGACGCTCCCCAAGGTGATCATTCTGGATGAGCCCACCAAGGGTATCGATATCGGCTCCAAGGCCGCGGTGCATGGCTTTATGGCTGAGCTGGTGGCGCAGGGGCTGAGCGTGATCATGGTGTCGTCCGAACTGCCCGAAGTGATGGGCATGAGCGACCGGATCGTGGTGATGCGCGAAGGGCGGATCGTGGACACATTGGACAATAAGGGGCTGGCCCCCGAAACGCTGGTGCGCCTGGCCGCCGGTATCGCCGAGGAAGCCGCAGCATGA
- the rhaS gene encoding rhamnose ABC transporter substrate-binding protein translates to MKLLKVLAATTAVAVLLASPAFAQTRIALVVKSLGNGFFDAANKGAQEAATELGDIEVIYTGPTAATAEAQIEVVNSLIAQQVDAIAISANDPDALVPALQRAMQRGIKVISFDSGVAEAGRQIHLNPSDTNLIGETIIKLAADYLPEGGDVAILSAASTATNQNAWIEAAKAVLPEKFPNINLVATVYGDDDSVKSTDEAKGLIASYPNLKAIIAPTTVGVVAAAQVVTDQNLIGKINVTGLALPSEFKQFIDNGASQAVALWNPIDLGYSAIYLANDLIKGEEAKPGAVFSIGRVGEVTLDDTNSAAMAAPFEFNKANIEEFSKIY, encoded by the coding sequence ATGAAACTGCTAAAAGTACTGGCTGCGACGACTGCTGTTGCTGTGCTGCTCGCCAGCCCCGCTTTCGCCCAGACCCGCATCGCGCTGGTCGTCAAATCGCTGGGCAACGGCTTCTTCGACGCCGCCAATAAGGGCGCACAGGAAGCGGCCACCGAACTGGGCGATATCGAGGTCATCTATACCGGCCCGACCGCTGCAACCGCCGAAGCCCAGATCGAAGTCGTCAACTCGCTGATCGCCCAGCAGGTCGACGCCATCGCCATCTCGGCCAATGACCCGGACGCTCTGGTGCCGGCTCTGCAGCGCGCCATGCAGCGCGGCATCAAGGTGATCTCGTTTGACTCTGGCGTTGCCGAAGCCGGCCGCCAGATCCACCTCAACCCGTCCGACACCAATCTGATCGGCGAAACCATCATCAAGCTAGCGGCGGACTATCTGCCTGAAGGTGGCGACGTGGCGATCCTGTCGGCCGCCTCGACCGCGACCAACCAGAATGCCTGGATCGAAGCCGCCAAGGCCGTGCTGCCCGAGAAGTTCCCCAATATCAATCTGGTGGCAACCGTCTATGGCGACGATGACTCGGTGAAATCGACCGACGAAGCCAAGGGCCTGATCGCATCCTACCCCAACCTCAAGGCCATCATTGCCCCGACCACGGTCGGCGTTGTGGCTGCCGCCCAGGTGGTGACCGACCAGAACCTGATCGGCAAGATCAATGTAACCGGCCTGGCTCTGCCAAGCGAGTTCAAGCAGTTCATCGACAATGGCGCGAGCCAGGCTGTGGCTTTGTGGAACCCGATCGATCTGGGTTACTCGGCCATTTATCTCGCCAATGACCTGATCAAGGGCGAAGAAGCCAAGCCAGGCGCCGTGTTCTCGATCGGTCGTGTTGGCGAAGTGACCCTGGACGACACCAACTCGGCCGCCATGGCCGCGCCGTTCGAGTTCAACAAGGCCAATATCGAAGAGTTTTCGAAGATCTATTGA
- a CDS encoding DeoR/GlpR family DNA-binding transcription regulator: MHETERHRVILAAVQARPVATVTELVDMTGTSEATIRRDIAALHVQGQLRRVRGGAEAVNPPEQGGLMGRPFSVNETINMTAKRAIARAATELCKDGEPIIINGGTTTYQMVHHLTARRLSVFTNSFVIAEFLIQNSRNSVVIPGGTIYREQNVILSPFGGVVASHFYAKRMFIGCQGIGQHGLMEADPMIVQSELGLIGQADELIVLADSSKFSGRSSLILCGLDRIATVITDSGIRDADRQMLETAGVRLIVVETSAEAGRQSTVA; the protein is encoded by the coding sequence TTGCACGAAACCGAACGCCACAGGGTCATTCTGGCCGCCGTTCAGGCCCGGCCGGTCGCGACCGTCACCGAACTGGTGGATATGACCGGCACCTCGGAAGCGACAATCCGCCGGGACATTGCGGCGCTGCATGTGCAAGGCCAGCTGCGCCGGGTGCGCGGCGGGGCCGAAGCGGTCAATCCGCCTGAACAGGGCGGGCTGATGGGCCGGCCCTTCTCGGTGAACGAAACGATCAACATGACCGCCAAGCGCGCCATAGCCCGCGCTGCGACCGAGCTGTGCAAGGATGGCGAGCCGATCATCATCAATGGCGGCACCACGACCTACCAGATGGTGCATCACCTGACGGCGCGGCGGCTGAGCGTGTTCACCAATAGCTTCGTCATTGCCGAATTCCTGATCCAGAATTCCCGCAATTCCGTGGTTATTCCCGGTGGCACCATCTATCGCGAGCAGAATGTCATCCTGTCGCCCTTTGGCGGCGTGGTGGCCTCGCATTTTTACGCCAAGCGCATGTTTATCGGCTGCCAGGGCATCGGCCAGCATGGCCTGATGGAAGCCGATCCGATGATCGTTCAATCCGAACTGGGCCTGATCGGCCAGGCGGATGAGCTGATCGTGCTGGCTGATTCATCCAAGTTTTCGGGCAGATCGAGCCTCATTCTGTGTGGGCTCGACCGAATAGCCACTGTCATCACCGACAGCGGCATCCGCGACGCAGATCGCCAAATGCTGGAAACGGCAGGCGTGCGGCTCATCGTCGTGGAAACCAGTGCTGAGGCTGGCCGTCAATCGACGGTGGCCTGA